One Spinacia oleracea cultivar Varoflay chromosome 4, BTI_SOV_V1, whole genome shotgun sequence DNA segment encodes these proteins:
- the LOC130471485 gene encoding uncharacterized protein, whose protein sequence is MMRGRLHNLGKKGSGKVGTAIRRLTDIAHNLTQAMTTQSTRHSDLENFGDIFKKVAASKPPTYVGKEDPTSLENWIREFDKLFDAINCPEDLKINNDVYYLREEANLWWSQLKKDLMTKPDFDWETMKEALRAKFYPPYLKKQKCLEFTNLRMGTMTVNEYYTKFIELMRFTPEIVPTEAMKAQRFEQGLTLTLQGKLGGVNFESLDDVYGRASHLYGIKGRELEGNSSEKRKVNGNGNFQGGEKKPKLNGDFNHGKNGNYNQNRGENRDFNRNGKGNFGNGSARNENFGNANGDKPKRNYFCKKCENNHPGKDYEGNLVTC, encoded by the coding sequence ATGATGAGAGGGCGACTTCATAACCTGGGAAAGAAGGGATCAGGCAAAGTTGGAACGGCGATTAGACGCCTAACTGACATAGCTCATAACTTGACTCAGGCTATGACAACCCAGTCAACTCGCCATAGTGATCTTGAAAACTTTGGTGACATTTTTAAGAAAGTGGCAGCTAGTAAGCCACCTACCTATGTTGGAAAGGAAGACCCTACAAGcctagaaaactggattagaGAGTTTGACAAACTGTTTGATGCTATCAATTGCCCCGAGGATCTAAAAATCAATAATGATGTGTACTATCTAAGGGAAGAAGCTAACCTATGGTGGTCACAACTAAAGAAAGACTTAATGACCAAACCTGATTTTGATTgggaaaccatgaaagaagccTTAAGAGCCAAGTTTTACCCTCCCTATCTAAAGAAGCAGAAATGCCTAGAGTttacaaaccttagaatggggACCATGACTGTGAATGAGTATTACACCAAGTTTATAGAGCTAATGAGATTTACACCTGAAATAGTCCCAACTGAAGCCATGAAAGCTCAAAGGTTTGAACAAGGGTTAACTTTGACCTTGCAAGGGAAACTCGGGGGAGTTAACTTTGAATCCCTAGATGATGTTTATGGGCGTGCATCGCACTTGTATGGGATTAAGGGAAGGGAACTTGAGGGAAATTcttctgaaaagaggaaggtgaATGGGAATGGAAACTTTCAAGGGGGTGAGAAGAAACCTAAGTTAAATGGAGACTTCAACCATGGAAAGAATGGAAACTACAACCAAAATAGGGGAGAGAACCGTGACTTCAACCGAAACGGGAAAGGAAACTTCGGGAATGGAAGTGCTAGGAACGAGAATTTTGGGAATGCAAATGGGGATAAGCCTAAGAGAAACTATTTCTGCAAAAAGTGTGAGAATAACCATCCAGGGAAGGATTATGAGGGAAACCTAGTTACTTGTTAA